A genomic region of Salinibacter pepae contains the following coding sequences:
- a CDS encoding AI-2E family transporter, whose amino-acid sequence MPPDSPSPDSSESSDSVVPLDPSDPSSPGSSAPASRLERLRRVAFEAVLVAGGVVLFLVMLYEMHTPPPENGFLSPALVGLAGVVLLWPLRGHKAVRALLLSGGLLLLLWTLDKVSRVLVPFAAVYLLAYLLNPLVERLRERYQVPRWLPSLVVTSLVVGVFVLFILILAPNIANQAQALSDRVLGTVQTLRAWLEASTVLDALEGAGLLRKQEVIAQLQALIKEQAGRLPSAAENLVASLGSFLGVVTLLALVPVILFYTLKDYPTVQSGLVDLFPTAGGRRDYLVEAGSIVGRYFRGQLLISIIATINVSVLLFLFDIPFWLLIGLLAGLLNLIPQIGALITMVVGALVALILGSWVKAVIVIAVLLGESLLEQSVLTPNILSYQVGLHPLLVLFSLLVFGTLLGVFGLLIAVPMTAILMTGYRAFREELTLDLSEYGAP is encoded by the coding sequence ATGCCCCCCGACTCCCCCTCGCCCGACTCATCGGAGTCTTCCGATTCGGTCGTGCCCCTCGACCCTTCGGACCCCTCCTCGCCCGGATCGTCGGCCCCGGCGTCCCGGCTGGAACGGCTTCGCAGGGTGGCATTCGAAGCGGTGCTCGTGGCGGGTGGGGTCGTGCTCTTCCTCGTGATGTTGTACGAGATGCACACGCCCCCGCCGGAGAACGGCTTTCTGTCTCCGGCCCTCGTGGGCCTTGCGGGCGTCGTTCTCCTCTGGCCACTGCGCGGCCACAAGGCCGTGCGGGCCCTGCTGCTCTCCGGGGGGCTTCTGCTTCTGCTCTGGACGCTGGACAAGGTCAGCCGCGTTCTCGTTCCGTTTGCGGCCGTGTACCTCCTGGCCTACCTCTTGAACCCGCTCGTCGAGCGGCTCAGGGAGCGCTATCAGGTGCCCCGTTGGCTGCCCTCGCTCGTGGTGACCAGCCTCGTGGTGGGCGTCTTTGTTCTGTTCATTCTCATTCTCGCCCCGAACATCGCCAATCAGGCGCAGGCCCTCTCCGACCGGGTGCTGGGGACCGTCCAGACCCTGCGCGCCTGGCTGGAGGCCTCCACGGTGCTGGACGCCCTCGAAGGGGCCGGGCTCCTCCGAAAGCAGGAGGTGATTGCCCAACTCCAGGCCCTGATCAAGGAGCAGGCCGGCCGCCTGCCCAGCGCCGCCGAAAACCTGGTGGCCTCCCTGGGGTCCTTTCTAGGCGTCGTCACGCTCCTCGCCCTGGTGCCCGTCATCCTCTTTTACACCCTGAAGGACTACCCGACAGTCCAGTCGGGCCTGGTCGACCTTTTTCCCACGGCGGGCGGGCGGCGCGATTACCTGGTCGAGGCCGGAAGCATCGTGGGCCGGTACTTTCGCGGGCAGCTTCTCATCAGCATCATCGCAACCATCAACGTGTCGGTGCTCCTGTTTCTGTTCGACATCCCGTTCTGGCTGCTGATCGGGCTGCTCGCCGGCCTCCTCAACCTGATTCCCCAGATCGGCGCCCTCATCACGATGGTCGTGGGCGCCCTGGTGGCGCTCATCCTCGGGAGCTGGGTCAAGGCCGTCATCGTCATTGCGGTCCTCCTGGGGGAAAGCCTGCTCGAACAGAGCGTGCTGACCCCAAACATCCTCAGCTACCAGGTCGGCCTGCACCCGCTCCTGGTGCTCTTCTCCCTGCTCGTCTTCGGGACGCTGCTCGGCGTGTTCGGCCTTCTGATTGCCGTGCCCATGACCGCAATCCTGATGACGGGCTACCGGGCCTTCCGCGAAGAGTTGACGCTTGACCTCAGCGAATATGGCGCCCCATGA
- a CDS encoding damage-control phosphatase ARMT1 family protein codes for MDPTDSSAPLPPPLRGTNSGAFTRRTIAARWPRIAGRVIADNDFPDPINARIQALRDALPNGPIRRLRDDEAPDAALWEEYVAPHLGKTWLEVPWFFGETYFYRRLLEATGYFRAGAGRQADPFADQKEQGLAHTEARIEALARRRNRARDEGHETHSVLTRLLRSALWGNQADLSMWTADEEGPGHRHPERAEEHLLVDDTPVALAQLEERDRPARVDVWADNAGFELVSDLALIDGLLAAAAVGRVTLHLKAHPTFVSDATVDDVHATLATLADADEAPVRALGGRLRRALAAGRLRLREGWVWTSPLRARELPPPVRAEMARADLLISKGDANYRRLLGDRQWDFTTPFAEASAPVPVPVLALRTHKSEVAAGLSAAQVDRLDDEEPDWAVNGEWGVMQFAPADASPEAMRPVA; via the coding sequence GTGGACCCTACCGACTCCTCTGCACCGCTTCCCCCACCCCTTCGGGGCACCAATTCGGGAGCGTTCACGCGCCGCACGATCGCCGCCCGATGGCCCCGAATCGCCGGGCGTGTCATCGCGGACAACGACTTTCCCGACCCGATCAATGCTCGCATCCAGGCCCTCCGCGATGCGCTTCCCAACGGGCCGATCCGGCGGCTTCGCGACGACGAGGCGCCCGACGCGGCCCTCTGGGAGGAGTATGTGGCGCCTCATCTCGGGAAGACCTGGTTGGAGGTGCCGTGGTTCTTCGGTGAGACCTATTTCTATCGTCGGCTGTTAGAGGCGACCGGATACTTCCGGGCCGGGGCCGGGCGCCAGGCCGACCCGTTTGCCGATCAGAAAGAGCAGGGCCTCGCTCACACTGAAGCCCGAATCGAGGCACTGGCTCGGCGACGGAACCGGGCCCGCGACGAGGGGCACGAGACGCATTCCGTCCTGACACGGTTGCTCCGTTCGGCGCTCTGGGGCAACCAGGCCGACCTGAGCATGTGGACGGCCGACGAGGAGGGGCCGGGCCACCGGCATCCCGAGCGGGCCGAAGAGCACCTTCTGGTCGACGACACCCCCGTGGCGCTCGCGCAACTGGAGGAACGGGATCGCCCGGCCCGGGTCGACGTGTGGGCCGACAACGCGGGGTTTGAGCTCGTGTCGGACCTTGCCCTGATCGACGGGCTGCTTGCCGCCGCGGCCGTCGGGCGGGTAACTTTGCACCTGAAGGCGCATCCCACCTTTGTCTCCGACGCGACCGTCGACGACGTGCACGCCACACTCGCCACCCTGGCCGACGCCGACGAGGCGCCTGTTCGGGCTCTGGGGGGGCGGCTGCGCAGGGCCCTCGCGGCCGGGCGCCTTCGCCTGCGGGAGGGGTGGGTCTGGACCTCGCCGCTCCGGGCCCGTGAGCTGCCGCCTCCCGTGCGTGCCGAAATGGCCCGGGCCGATCTCCTGATCAGCAAGGGGGACGCCAACTACCGGCGCCTCCTGGGGGACCGGCAGTGGGACTTCACGACGCCGTTTGCGGAGGCAAGTGCGCCGGTGCCGGTGCCGGTGCTGGCGCTCCGGACGCACAAGTCGGAGGTGGCCGCCGGGCTGTCGGCGGCCCAGGTCGATCGGCTCGACGACGAGGAGCCGGACTGGGCGGTGAACGGAGAGTGGGGCGTCATGCAGTTTGCCCCGGCCGACGCATCGCCGGAAGCCATGCGCCCCGTGGCCTGA
- a CDS encoding YhbY family RNA-binding protein has protein sequence MSDRLTSRQRAHLRSEAHGQDPLVHIGKEGVTDAVMQAVEEAFNTRELVTIRVLDNAPRPVREVAEAVADALEDVQVVRTIGGTALFYRPHPDNPKIDLPASGAEEA, from the coding sequence ATGTCCGACCGCCTGACGTCTCGCCAGCGCGCCCACCTTCGCAGCGAAGCCCACGGGCAGGATCCCCTCGTGCACATCGGCAAGGAGGGGGTGACCGACGCCGTCATGCAGGCGGTCGAGGAGGCCTTCAACACCCGCGAGCTGGTCACCATCCGCGTGCTCGACAACGCCCCCCGCCCCGTCCGCGAGGTGGCAGAGGCGGTGGCGGACGCCCTGGAGGACGTACAGGTCGTCCGTACGATCGGGGGCACGGCCCTGTTTTACCGTCCGCACCCCGACAACCCGAAGATTGACCTGCCGGCGTCGGGGGCCGAGGAGGCGTAG
- a CDS encoding MBL fold metallo-hydrolase — protein MLDRLDTLDLHFQDQRRIIAAYLYPHADGVALIETGPGSTVPMLQARLAARGLTPADISEVFLTHIHLDHAGAAGHLARHGATIYAHHVGLPHLSDPARLLASARRIYGDDMDALWGEMHPVPDDQLVALNDGDTVPLGGEPLTALDTPGHASHHMSYVLGDVCFTGDVGGVRMPEERHVELPLAPPEIDLDAWRESLAALRAAADRHDLHHLAPTHFGLYDDLPAHFDRLEAAIETADNWAARTLPGWDDGDEALQDAVTQWMRGRASDHGVDGDAWDRYERANPSWMAALGLRRYWTTQTA, from the coding sequence ATGCTGGACCGACTCGACACGCTCGACCTCCACTTCCAGGACCAACGGCGCATCATCGCAGCCTACCTCTACCCCCACGCCGACGGGGTGGCCCTCATCGAAACGGGCCCTGGCTCCACCGTCCCCATGTTGCAGGCCCGGCTGGCCGCCCGGGGCCTTACTCCGGCGGACATCTCGGAGGTTTTTCTGACGCACATCCACCTCGACCACGCCGGGGCCGCGGGCCATCTCGCCCGGCACGGCGCCACGATCTACGCCCATCACGTCGGGCTCCCGCACTTGTCCGACCCGGCCCGCCTACTGGCAAGTGCGCGGCGCATCTACGGGGACGACATGGATGCCCTCTGGGGGGAGATGCACCCGGTCCCCGACGACCAACTCGTCGCTTTGAACGACGGGGACACCGTGCCCCTGGGCGGGGAGCCGCTGACTGCGCTCGACACGCCAGGCCACGCCTCCCACCACATGAGCTATGTGCTCGGGGACGTCTGCTTCACCGGCGACGTGGGGGGCGTCCGCATGCCCGAGGAGCGCCACGTCGAGCTTCCCCTCGCGCCCCCCGAAATCGACCTCGATGCCTGGCGCGAGAGCCTGGCCGCCCTCCGGGCCGCGGCCGACCGGCATGACCTTCACCATCTCGCCCCCACGCACTTCGGGCTCTACGACGACCTTCCTGCCCACTTCGACCGGCTGGAGGCCGCCATCGAGACCGCCGACAATTGGGCCGCCCGAACGCTGCCCGGGTGGGACGACGGCGATGAGGCCCTCCAGGATGCCGTCACGCAGTGGATGCGCGGCCGGGCCTCCGACCATGGGGTCGACGGCGACGCCTGGGACCGCTACGAACGGGCCAATCCGAGCTGGATGGCGGCACTGGGGCTGCGGCGATACTGGACGACGCAGACGGCGTAG
- a CDS encoding inositol monophosphatase family protein gives MSALSSDLDLALDLAHIAEDEILPRFRTVSVTHKPDGTEVTEADREAERVMREHLADERPDHAVLGEEFGASGPDDAQYRWVLDPVDGTAGFTIGVPLFGTLVGLLENGTPVAGVIHFPALGETVYAARGEGCWFRTGEAEHAVSADPVESLDAATVTTTALHSSDVTAEADQTPYRLTDLVRRAGKFRFVTDCIQHALVARGRTHAAVDTLMRPWDVAALVPCVREAGGVAQPLAPEADDVVFGGSLVTAGSESLLHKVRSLLQPSADGAEPPR, from the coding sequence ATGTCCGCCCTTTCTTCCGACCTCGACCTGGCCCTCGACCTGGCCCACATCGCCGAAGACGAAATCCTTCCCCGCTTCCGCACGGTCAGCGTCACCCACAAGCCGGACGGCACGGAGGTCACGGAGGCCGACCGTGAAGCCGAGCGGGTCATGCGCGAGCACCTGGCCGACGAGCGCCCCGACCATGCCGTACTCGGGGAGGAGTTCGGCGCGAGCGGCCCCGACGACGCCCAGTACCGGTGGGTGCTCGACCCCGTGGACGGGACCGCCGGGTTCACGATTGGGGTGCCCCTCTTCGGCACACTCGTGGGGCTTCTGGAAAACGGCACGCCGGTCGCGGGGGTGATCCACTTCCCTGCGCTCGGCGAGACCGTATACGCCGCCCGGGGGGAAGGCTGCTGGTTTCGAACAGGCGAGGCCGAGCACGCGGTGAGCGCAGACCCGGTCGAGTCGCTCGATGCCGCCACCGTCACGACCACGGCCCTCCACAGCTCCGACGTCACGGCGGAGGCCGACCAGACGCCCTACCGTCTCACCGATCTGGTCCGGCGGGCCGGCAAGTTTCGGTTCGTCACCGACTGCATTCAGCACGCCCTCGTGGCCCGGGGGCGGACCCACGCGGCCGTGGACACCCTCATGCGCCCGTGGGACGTGGCCGCCCTGGTGCCCTGCGTGCGGGAGGCCGGCGGTGTTGCCCAACCGCTCGCCCCCGAGGCCGACGACGTCGTGTTTGGCGGCAGTCTGGTCACGGCCGGCAGCGAGTCGTTGCTCCACAAGGTGCGCAGCCTGCTTCAACCGAGCGCCGATGGGGCAGAGCCTCCCCGCTGA
- the rnc gene encoding ribonuclease III, giving the protein MSDSLPPGVQVDPAAVEQLVGRPVDDLSHYRRALTHRSLLRVYPARTFRSNERLEFLGDALLDVFVGEVLYGRFPEKDEGALTRLRARLVSERPLATYARGLGLGPHLLMSENAAEGDGRDNPSILADAFEAFVGAVYLDLGHEAARGFVQDRVLARVDLEDVATRDDNYKSQLLEHLQALGRPQPTYHVVEEKGPSHDKTFTVEVRVGDAAHERGTAGSKQDAEQQAARRTLNEMASDPSPS; this is encoded by the coding sequence ATGAGCGACTCTCTTCCCCCCGGCGTGCAGGTCGACCCGGCCGCGGTCGAGCAGCTCGTGGGGCGTCCGGTCGACGATCTGTCCCACTACCGGCGGGCCCTCACGCACCGATCGCTGCTCCGCGTCTACCCGGCGCGCACGTTCCGGTCGAACGAGCGGCTTGAGTTTCTGGGGGACGCCCTCCTCGACGTCTTTGTGGGGGAGGTGCTCTACGGCCGCTTTCCGGAGAAGGACGAGGGCGCGCTCACCCGACTCCGGGCCCGGCTCGTGAGCGAGCGCCCCCTGGCCACCTACGCCCGTGGCCTCGGCCTCGGCCCCCACCTCCTGATGAGCGAAAACGCGGCCGAGGGCGACGGGCGCGACAACCCCAGCATCCTCGCCGACGCGTTCGAGGCCTTCGTGGGGGCGGTCTACCTAGATCTGGGCCACGAGGCAGCGCGGGGATTCGTCCAGGACCGCGTGCTCGCCCGCGTCGACCTGGAGGACGTGGCAACCCGGGACGACAACTACAAGAGCCAATTGCTCGAACACCTTCAGGCCCTGGGGCGCCCTCAGCCCACCTATCACGTCGTCGAGGAGAAGGGCCCGAGCCACGACAAAACCTTCACGGTGGAGGTGCGGGTTGGGGACGCAGCCCACGAACGGGGCACCGCCGGAAGCAAACAGGACGCCGAGCAACAGGCCGCCCGCCGGACACTTAACGAGATGGCCTCGGACCCGTCCCCCTCGTGA
- a CDS encoding NAD-dependent succinate-semialdehyde dehydrogenase codes for MPLVSVNPTTEQEIERYSTHTGREVERRLERAASAFEVNRSRSFDERAARLERAADLLEGNAPALGALMTEEMGKPLPQAQAEAEKCAWACRYYAEHGADFLADEPVETSARKSYVAHEPLGPILAVMPWNFPFWQAFRFGAPTLMAGNVVLLKHAPNVTGCAEAIADLLREAGFADHELQVLRVDEETVGTVLDDQRVRGATLTGSVPAGAAVARQAAAQIKPTVLELGGSDPFIVCADADLEKAASVGCTARMQNNGQSCIAAKRFIVERAVLDDFQERLVETVEALTVGPPTDRETDVGPMARADLRDTVHDQVERAIGAGAVAVAGGHTLERDGFFYAPTVLADVDPGTVAFDEEIFGPVASVIAADDAEHAVALANDTRFGLGGSIFTEDLEKGERMARSLEVGCVFVNEMTKSDPRVPFGGIKDSGYGRELSRHGIRAFVNAKTVWVEE; via the coding sequence ATGCCCCTCGTCTCCGTAAACCCCACGACCGAACAAGAGATCGAACGATATTCGACGCACACGGGCCGAGAGGTCGAGCGACGCCTCGAACGCGCCGCGTCGGCCTTCGAGGTGAACCGGAGCCGCTCGTTCGACGAGCGGGCCGCGCGCCTGGAGCGGGCCGCCGACCTCCTCGAAGGCAACGCCCCCGCGCTCGGGGCCCTCATGACCGAGGAGATGGGGAAGCCCCTCCCCCAGGCACAGGCTGAAGCCGAGAAGTGCGCGTGGGCCTGCCGGTACTACGCGGAGCACGGCGCCGATTTCCTGGCCGACGAGCCGGTGGAGACGTCCGCCCGGAAGAGCTATGTGGCCCACGAGCCGCTCGGGCCCATCTTGGCGGTCATGCCGTGGAATTTTCCGTTCTGGCAGGCGTTTCGGTTCGGCGCGCCGACCCTGATGGCCGGCAACGTGGTCCTCCTGAAGCACGCGCCGAACGTCACCGGCTGTGCCGAGGCGATCGCGGACCTCCTGCGGGAGGCCGGATTTGCGGACCACGAGCTGCAGGTGCTGCGCGTCGACGAGGAGACGGTCGGGACCGTTCTGGACGATCAACGGGTTCGGGGCGCTACGCTCACCGGAAGCGTGCCGGCCGGGGCGGCGGTTGCCCGGCAGGCGGCGGCCCAGATCAAGCCCACGGTGTTGGAGCTTGGCGGCTCCGATCCGTTCATCGTCTGTGCCGACGCCGACCTGGAGAAGGCCGCGTCCGTGGGGTGCACGGCACGCATGCAAAACAATGGCCAAAGCTGCATCGCCGCAAAACGCTTCATTGTCGAGCGGGCCGTGCTCGACGACTTCCAGGAGCGGCTGGTGGAAACCGTGGAGGCCCTTACGGTCGGCCCCCCCACGGATCGGGAGACGGACGTAGGGCCGATGGCGCGGGCGGATCTGCGCGACACGGTGCACGACCAGGTGGAGCGGGCCATTGGGGCGGGTGCCGTGGCCGTCGCCGGGGGGCACACCCTCGAGCGCGACGGGTTTTTCTACGCCCCGACCGTCCTCGCCGACGTGGATCCCGGCACTGTGGCCTTCGACGAGGAGATTTTTGGGCCGGTGGCGTCTGTCATTGCGGCCGACGACGCCGAGCACGCCGTGGCCCTCGCCAACGACACGCGGTTTGGGCTCGGGGGGAGCATCTTTACCGAAGACCTCGAAAAGGGAGAGCGAATGGCCCGTTCTTTGGAGGTCGGCTGTGTCTTCGTGAACGAGATGACAAAGAGCGACCCCCGCGTTCCGTTCGGGGGCATCAAGGACAGCGGCTACGGCCGTGAGCTGTCCCGCCACGGGATCCGGGCGTTCGTGAACGCCAAGACCGTATGGGTTGAGGAATGA
- a CDS encoding YbbR-like domain-containing protein: MATNSDSQGAVFWDWLRPLFAADDEPRRDGDPQRGMALTVCVLLSCILWLSLTLGEQRTQTVRLPVEVVEAPAGQALAEVPPTHVQVRVEGRGLDLLRLLYSPPVVEVSATTSRVDVADEVTLPQGTSLQIEAVTPASFEMALEPRRARTVPVRSRVEVVPASDYELIDDPHLAPDSVRIEGAASVVEGMDAWPTTASTIEDLQDTVEVEMPLADTLRRLVDVHPRSVQVTARAGRFVEETRAVEVGVTGVPSGQDLVSLQPSTIRIRYRVLFRDLFKARRASEFFATVSYDQIRSDTTGYVTPRVHVPPDLHIRDAAPVPSRLRYYTFVSES, translated from the coding sequence GTGGCCACCAACTCCGATTCTCAAGGGGCCGTGTTCTGGGACTGGCTGCGTCCCCTCTTTGCCGCAGACGACGAGCCTCGACGGGACGGAGATCCTCAGCGCGGCATGGCCCTCACGGTCTGCGTCCTGCTTTCCTGCATCCTCTGGCTGTCGCTGACCCTCGGTGAGCAGCGCACGCAGACCGTCCGGCTGCCGGTCGAGGTGGTGGAGGCCCCGGCGGGGCAGGCCCTCGCTGAGGTGCCCCCGACCCACGTGCAGGTACGGGTGGAGGGGCGGGGGCTCGACCTGCTCCGACTGCTCTACAGCCCCCCCGTTGTCGAGGTCAGTGCGACCACGAGCCGGGTCGACGTGGCCGACGAGGTGACCCTGCCGCAGGGCACGTCGTTGCAAATTGAGGCGGTCACCCCTGCGTCCTTCGAAATGGCCCTGGAGCCTCGTCGGGCCCGAACGGTGCCGGTCCGGAGCCGTGTGGAGGTCGTTCCCGCGTCCGACTACGAGCTGATCGACGACCCGCACCTTGCGCCCGACTCGGTGAGGATAGAGGGGGCGGCGTCCGTGGTCGAGGGGATGGATGCGTGGCCCACCACTGCGAGCACGATTGAGGATCTGCAGGACACCGTTGAGGTGGAGATGCCCCTGGCCGATACGCTTCGCCGGCTCGTAGACGTGCATCCCCGGTCGGTTCAGGTGACGGCACGGGCGGGGCGGTTCGTGGAGGAGACGCGGGCGGTGGAAGTGGGGGTGACCGGCGTGCCGTCCGGGCAAGACCTCGTGTCGCTTCAGCCGTCCACGATTCGCATTCGGTATCGGGTCCTGTTCCGCGATCTGTTCAAGGCGCGCCGTGCCTCGGAGTTCTTCGCCACCGTTTCGTACGATCAAATTCGCTCCGACACGACCGGGTACGTGACGCCGAGGGTACACGTCCCGCCCGACCTCCACATCCGAGACGCGGCCCCCGTTCCGTCGCGGCTGCGCTACTACACCTTCGTCTCCGAGAGCTAG
- a CDS encoding DUF4230 domain-containing protein: MTPHVRAAIGGGVIAGLLLVVGGLLWDPGPSDATVRKTVLTTIQDEAPASFLVTGTLDMRATVRVDSAQYLTPSWLTYLLRQTQPSALPLLRGGSETQVRVPGTVSYGFDVQTLDASMIAVDDRGRVGVALPSLAVYGVEPDLGRLEVRSRTRGWMRVLPSDMPAAVRREALGAVKAAFREQAVRRLGAATQPRVNTARALKKMLRPALEAAGVEAPQFRIRVGDELVLQPKGG; this comes from the coding sequence ATGACCCCCCACGTGCGTGCCGCCATCGGGGGCGGTGTGATCGCAGGGCTTCTTCTGGTGGTAGGGGGGCTGCTTTGGGACCCGGGCCCGTCGGACGCGACGGTACGGAAGACGGTCCTCACGACGATTCAAGACGAGGCCCCGGCGTCCTTCCTCGTCACGGGCACCCTGGACATGCGGGCAACGGTGCGGGTGGACTCGGCGCAGTACCTCACGCCCTCGTGGCTGACGTACCTGCTGCGACAGACCCAGCCGAGCGCCCTGCCCCTCCTGCGGGGCGGGTCGGAAACGCAGGTGCGGGTGCCCGGGACAGTGTCCTATGGCTTCGATGTGCAGACGCTCGACGCGTCGATGATTGCGGTGGACGACCGGGGGCGGGTGGGCGTGGCCCTGCCCTCGCTCGCCGTCTACGGCGTGGAACCGGACCTTGGCCGACTGGAGGTGCGCTCGCGGACACGTGGCTGGATGCGGGTCCTGCCGTCCGACATGCCGGCGGCCGTCCGACGAGAGGCGCTGGGGGCCGTCAAGGCAGCCTTCCGGGAGCAGGCGGTGCGTCGCCTTGGGGCCGCCACCCAGCCGCGCGTCAACACCGCACGGGCCCTAAAGAAAATGCTTCGGCCGGCCCTGGAGGCCGCCGGGGTGGAGGCGCCCCAGTTTCGGATCCGGGTCGGCGACGAACTCGTCCTCCAACCGAAGGGCGGATAG